In the Salvia splendens isolate huo1 chromosome 16, SspV2, whole genome shotgun sequence genome, ACCGGCATTTGGTTGCTAAATAAGGTGGATTGGACCCAGCTCATTTCCGTGCAGTCTTCTCTCACTAGCCCTAACTCCGGGAAAATTTCTTGCATGTACGAAACTAATTTGTCTGCGCCGCCCTGGAAAGCTGAGAAGAAGTTAACTTGGACGGTCGTGTCCACCCTGAACACGATGACTCCGACGAACAGATCTTTGTTGGCTTGAGGCGCCACGTATTGCCAGTGGTGCCACAGCTCAGCGCCGTTCTGTTCTTCCACATTCCTGTTTATAGAGAAAACAGTGACTGTTTCTGGAACATCGACTAGTTGTACCTTCCAGGCAGTGACCACGCCAAAGCTGGCAGCTCCGCCACCTCTGATAGCCCAGAACAGATCCTCGCCCATTGATTCTCTGTCGAGAATGTTTCCTTTCACGTCGACAATTCTGGCGTCGATTACGTTATCTCCTGCAAGGCCGTATTTCCTCAGCAGTGTGCCGTAGCCTCCTCCACTGTAGTGCCCGCCAACGCCGACTGTTGTGCAAATGGCTCCAGGGAATCCGAGAGTGGAGCTCTTTTCCGCGATCCTGTAGTATACGACACCGGTAGTTGTGCCTGCTTCGATCCAGGCAGTTTTCTCCTCAACGTTGACCGTGACTTCGGTGAAATTGCCCAAATCGATGATCACGAAAGGGACTTGTGACACGTACGACAGTCCCTCCATGTCATGGCCTCCGCTTCGGGTTCGGATTTCTAGACCGGTTTTTTTGGCACAACGTATGATAGGGGGGATCTGGGATTCGTGTTCTGGGGTTATGATGACTTGCGGTTTTGGAGTGGATTCGGATAAGAATCTTGTGTTTCGGATGGTGGATTCAAGGACGGAAGTGTAAGAAGGATTTGAAGGAGTGTAGATAACATTGGTAATTGAAGAGTGGTTCTCACATTCTTGAGAGAAACATTCAAGAAAAGATGAGACAGAAGGAGTTTTCATGGTTGATGATAGATATATTGAGATGAGTTTTGTTggtatttgtgtttgtttttgtgTCTGTGTTTGTGATGTTTGAGAGGAATGCATTTAGCCCTATTTATACTGATTGTTTTGAAAATGTAAATTCAATTTTAGACTGCTTTGACCTCTCGAAAGTTCGTGGAAGTGAAACTTATCTGATCAACCTAATTCAAACTTTTTCAAGCAGACACGCTTATTATCtatttgaaattaataattcgccataaattaaatatcataTAGTAGCAATGCAACACCAATCATTTTCTTAGCTAGCTTCTTCAGATACATTGAATGGCCTAATATAATATCAATAACTCACTCCACTTGCTTATTTTATTTCCCTCATGATCAAACTTATCTTCTAGAaatatacaatatatatatagagagagtacAGTATAAAGTGTAACATTGTTATTATAACAATCATTTAAGCTACATCACTACTTATAAAACATTGATTAATTATCCTATACATATATTTAAACTAATTCTAACCATTTGTTTACAGGTTTGATTTATGAGATCAGTAGTGTCATGATCAAGCTTTACTAAATTAACgagtttaaattaattttaaaaaattactccctctgtcccagtttaggagtgcaatttagttagggcacatgttttaagaaattgttggagTGTGTGATAATTAAAGTGAGGTAAtggttgttggagtgtgtaataattgaagtggggtagtggaaagtgagacccttttgactttttgtatgtttaggattttgttttgttttatttttatgaaagtaaaGACATTTAagtgtaaatttcatcaacaatgagGTTACATTTTATGTCCAAACATGGTAAATtctaaatgagactcttaaattgggatggacgaaaatggcaaaataggactcttaaaccgggacggagggagtacttaagcaacaatatttaaaaaaaatagtaatgcTAAAATGCtgttttacaaaataaaattcgaATACTGCCATTAAATACGCATTTTCTATTACATATAAtgccaaattaaatttatttctatcATTACTAGAAGGATTAGGTTGTGATTCACCTATTCCGTCGTGGAATGCAGCTCACCATATTGAACTTcaacttagtaattgttcattTCTTTGTTCAACTAAGACTAGCTAGTACTTTCGATGGAGTAGtaaatagtatatataaaaaattaattcttGTTTTTTAAAATGGTCGTGTTTTTCTAATGATCGAACACATAATCATTTACATGAGTCGAGCTACTCCTGAGGCGAATATGAACTTAATAAAAGCCCGTCAGAAATTAATTAACGAagcatattaatattaatttcagATTTAAAGCGgtctttgaaaaaaaaagaaaacataaaacATGGTCAAGTATAATCCAAATAAgtaacatattttttattttttgccaCTTTTTGGACCACTCGACGtcttttataataataataataataatatatggtagtacttaataaaaaaacaccACGTATAATTAGTAAGTTAggataattttaaatattatttcaaaatcgCCAACAAGAAttatagttttaattttattatttttctcaatACATTAGTATATTACTCAATCATACCATCAATTTGAAAAACTtatataacaaataaaaaatatgttacAATAGAAAATCGCATTATAAAAGCATGCAAAAAATTGAGAATAATGTTAAAATTCATGAGTTTTATGACTGATATTTAAAATAGTGACACATATCAAATTTGACTAAAATCTGTGATTTGTCTATATTGCCCTTTCCTTAAATTACATTTACTGTACTAAATGAAAATAAGTCTAAAATTGTGGAGtaatacataattcaaattcGCACACTTAAATTGAAAAGTCAAAGTCAATGTCAATCGTCTTACTTCgacgcggcacgcgggaatccttccTGTCAGCGTTGGAGAAGTAGTGTTGTCCTGCGGCaagagctcggcggacaggcgggactcgacaaccaaagcagttgctgtgcgcggaatgttttccgtcgggcagcggtgtagcttcggttcgagatggtgggagggtcagctctcaatgaaagcaccagttgttaaggatcgTCCTCCTTAACGTAAAAATTCCATACACACGAGAAACACACGCCGGAGTTGTCGAGTGCCCAAGAACCTTGGGTCGGCGATTCTTCCGGCGAAGGGGGTTGCTGAGCGCGAGAGAGATTCTCGTCGGCAGCgatagagaaatagaattttgtgattcaagccaagttgggcgaaatactgatttcattaatgggttgaatgaataaaatgataacaatctatcctatttataatactattataCTAGCTAagggaacaagaaacaaatataagaaaagatatgcaaatccctaatatatctaaactaattaatactaatagaAATACTCGTATCAGCAATCCATCAAGTAATCATAAACCTAAGATATCGTTATTTGGAATCAAACTCATTCGTGAAGTGCATATTAATTAGTAAGTAAGACATTTCTATTCCAATTAATATGTAAAAGCTTATCTTCGCTTCAATAACATGTAGGGGAGCTTATCTTCACTTCAATAAAACACATGAacgccatgtttggttggcgggaaagtaaagttgacaaggaaaatgattcctggaaAAATGAATCCCAGGAATATGATTCCCAATAATTTTACTTTcctgtgtttggaaaatatcaaaattttaaattttatttgatttaaacaccaaactaaaaatatactaattattattttatttataaagaataataataataaaaattttaataaattattaattccaAATGataataactatattattatatttattattacgatgagtagtttaaatatggatcatccatcacaatatataataatacaattataaaattatagttacatggagtattataatcatatttattaattccaaatgataataattatattattatatttattattatgatgagtagtttaaatatggatcatccatcacaatatataataatacaattataattatagttacatggagtattataatcataattgattataataattaatattattattattattataatatttataaatattataattaaataaattttttaatttaaattttactacgattttattgattaattattaatttataaaataatatttagtatttattattatataatataaattatataataatattttgattatttaattatttaataaattattaattagtatttttaaaacattgtaaataataataataataatatattgcattaaatatgtaagaatcctaaaactgggatAAAGAATatctaagaaaagttaggatttaaAATCCTgcaaagttgtactaactttccttgttctcgggattctgattactttcccagtttgattaaataacgaaacaaacaaatgaatttaaaattaaggaatcagattacttttccagacaaaatcctggcaacCAAAAATGGCAGAAGGGTATCCAATAATTCCAATTGTAGACTAGGGTTGCCAATGTAGAATAGGCTTATCTTTACTTCAATAATAATGCATGGTCTCTCATTATTGTTTTTGTATTAAATTTCATCTATGCATTTGGAGGGATACATACATTGTCCACATTTAATATGGAGATACGAACAATTGACATCCTGATttagttaaattaaattatCCATGCGTTGACTTGCTGATAATTGGTCAAAGAGCTTTTTTATACTAGCAAATATATGGTAAATCTACTCGATCAACAAACGTGATTTCATAAAGTAGTCTATCCTCTATTCCTCTTAAATATTTTAGGCCATTTGAGCCAATATCTATCAATTAATGAGGTGATCAGTTATCCGCTAACGACAACCTTGGCCataccatttttttaaaatagtactccatcaaTTTGATTCTGATCTAAACCTTTGACTCACTGCTTAAAACTAAAATTTGCATCACTTTAATTTTCCCTCGCTAATACTGATTGCTTCTTTAACATATGGAGTACTAAAATATaagtattataaataaaaagtacattaactATATCActaattattttttgtaatgAACATCAAATAACCAAATACTACcctaataaaattcaaattagaCTAGAGCAGATATAGAGTGAACtgatatattttcatattttagcCACAGGAATGCTTTGTTCGTTCCTGAAGAAATTCTGCTTTGTCTTCACCCGAACAAGCCGATCGAAATTCCTACCAAAATATTTCTTCCCCCAAACACTCGCTTGTTTATAGCTTGTCTCTCCTACAACATTGTTGACTCCGATATCAAGATCTCTGTAGTTGATGTACGCCGCCCTCGGATTCTTTGAAACATAAGGAGCCATGTAAGTAAGGCAATCGGTAACACAACCCTTTAGGATTAAGAAGCATTAGATTTACACTTATAtagttttattaattatttcttattttatttaaataaattccttTATAAATAAATGGACACACTTATTTTattacaattttaaaaattagaaaaaaaattaaaattacataagttttatggagtagtatttattttacttAATATAGTTTTGCTGAATAtgattaaaagtttaaaattaattcagtggctatttttctttaattactTTAACGGCTATAATTTTGATTGAAATTCTTAAAAGGCTAGAATTTAGCCCTGGCGTACTGCAATCACTTGTGCAACACGCGCCACTTTGAATGGTTGAGGAGGGCGCTTGAATTGCACCGCAAGTGGCACACACTTACGTAGTCAAAGCTTAGTTGCATTGATAGATACTTATCAAAACAATAAGCAAAGCTTAATTGTGGAAATaatagagcatctccaatggcggacgtccggtcggatatccgcgacgggcgaccgggacgtccgccattgtaacgaagcaactcggatacggacgtcccgtaaggacgtcggatgtcttCGGACgtccgggcgacgggcgggcggacgtccgccattgtggcgtgggtcggacgtccggtattaatttttttaaaaaaaactctatatatacggctcgttgaacttcatttcattcgcaccacttgtattaataTAAAACTCtatattaatttcatttcatttcgttcgtatttgtgttgaaattttattttcgtAAACgcaaattgctttatttgtgaatttgtgatttttttattgcgggaagtcctagtgggaagggcgatgggaagggcggattgtgcaggggaagtcctagtgacgtggcagtgggatgagaagtcctagtgacttGGCAGGagatgtttttgggaagtcctagtagatgtccgagtgggacatccgtgcattggagatgctttGAAGAAATTGAGACTAATTCTTTATATCTATATATTCTCCTTCCATtaatattttactataaaattaatatataaaagtaagattcATATTTTATCAAGTATAACTAACTATTTACttcttttataatatttttttaaaactcaaacTGAATCAAAGTGACACACATATTCGCAGACGAACGGAGTACTTGAAATCAAGATGACGAGCGCGGCCGCATGCATGCACCGATGCAGGCCATGCCGGAGTATTTTCTAGTTGGCATCCtctatttttattctatttcttatcttataattaattttacacCATTGATTAAGTTATCTATGCATTAATCACAATCGTCTTATTATATTAGCACAACCCTTGATTAAAATTGGATCACATCGGTTCAACTAAATTGGTGAAATTATGTATAGACTAAGTAACCGATAATTTCCGGAAATTAACCATGTTTCAAACTTCATGATTTCATTGAAAACTCTAGCATGAAATTTCCTCTTGTTAAATAGAACTTGAACGCTAGCTTCTTTCCACAAACAAATCATTTCTCAACTATGATCACTCCGATAAGCATTTTAAGTCTTACTTTGATTCTTCTCACCACCATTTCATGTTCACAACCATCATCTTATGCACATAGTAATTTTCTTGAATGTCTATCCAAGGAATTCAACAACTACTCTTCCATTTCCAACAACATCTACACCCCAATCAACTCTTCCTATTCCCACATCCTCCAATATACAATCCAGAATCCGAGGTTCGCCTCGGATCCTACTTCATCACCAGTAGTAATAATTACTCCCCAACACGAATCACAGATCCCGCCTCTAATCTGCTGCGCTAGAGACACCGGCTTGCAGATCAGAACTCGAAGCGGAGGCCATGACTTCGAGGGACTATCTTACAGAGCACTACAGCAAGTCCCGTTCGTTCTCATTGATTTGATCAATCTCAGGGAAATAACAATTGATGTTGTCAAGAAAACATCCTGGGTTGGAGTAGGTGCAACCATTGGCTTGCTATATTACACGATCGCGGAGACAAGTCCGGTTCTAGGGTTTCCTGGCGGCATATGCCCAACCAATGGCCTTGGAGGGTTCATAAGCGGAGGAGGCTATGGCAGAATGATGAGAAAACATGGCCTGGCTGCAGACAACGTCATCGATGCAAGAATAATCGACGCTAGCGGCAGAATTCTCAACAGAAAATCAATGGGCGAGGATCTATTCTGGGCCAtcagaggcggcggcggcgccagCTTCGGTGTGATCACTGCCTGGAAGGTACAACTGGTCGATGTTCCAAAAACAATCACTGTTTTCAGAACTAGCAGGACACTGGAACAGAACGCGACTCAACTCGTCCACCGCTGGCAATACATAGCTCCAAATTTGCACAAAGATTTGATCATCGGAGTCATACTAACCAGAACGAATTCCAGCGGGAAAACGACGATTAATGCATCTTTTGACTCGTTGTTTCTTGGCGGGATAGAAAGGTTGCTCTCAATCATGAAAAAGAGTTTCCCTGAGTTAGGGTTAATGAGAGAAGACTGCGCGGAAGTAAGCTGGATACAAGCAATGGTGTTTGAAGCTGGTTTCCCCATTGAAACTCCTCCACAAGTCTTACTAAATAGAACTGTGCCCAACACAAGAAGGCCCTTTGAAGGAAAATCAAACTTTGTGCAGGAAGCCGTTCCGGAATACGGGCTTGAAGGGCTATGGAGACTGTTTTACGAAGAAGAAGCCGAAGAAGCGTTGATACTGATGAGTCCTTTCGGTGGAAGAATGGCGGAGATCTCCAACTCCGCCACTCCTTTTCCTCACAGAGCTGGTAACTTGTACATAATGTTGCAATCGACGTTCTGGGAGGAAAGCGAAAATCAAGAATCGGAGAAGTATGTAGAGTGGAGTAGGAGGGTTGACAAATACTTGACTCCTTTTGTTTCGAGGAATCCGAGGGCAGCGTATGTCAACTACAGAGATCTCGACCTCGGAGTGAATAACATTCATGGAGAGACTAGCTATGAACAAGCCAGTGTTTGGGGGAAGAGATATTTCAAGAACAATTTCGATCGTCTTGTTTGGGTTAAGACTATGGCTGATCCGAAAAATTTCTTCAAGAACGAACAGAGCATTCCGCCGATCTAGACACTAAAACATAGTCCgtaaaaatttaaattgtacTACTAATTAGTATAATTGCGTTAACTACTATCATAATTTCAGTATGTATGGTAAACTAGATCATAAAGAATAAACACATCTAGCTATTAATTATCAGCATTATTTGTGGATGTTCAAGTTAAATAAACTTCCAAGAAATACCCAATGTGGAGTCGTTATAGAACAGGGGAACGGTGAAATTTGATCCCTACACGGCTACACCTCCCCTACTTATGAAGGTTTTCACCACACTTGTGATGGAAGATACAAATGATATATCAAGCACTGCCAAAAACATACTAAGCTATCtcactaattaaaataaagattatttttaagttttttgATTCTCTGTCTCCGTTGTGGATGTGACTTGCGAAGATCAATAGCTCCATTGTTCCAAAAAATGTTGAACAATTAATTTCAAGAACGAATGCATGATGAAATTATTGAAATGCTTGATTTGATCACAAACGTGGGTGAGAGTGAAAGGAATAAAGTGGGTGAGTCAGAGTCAAAGAATAACAGGCCGTCGTAAATTTGCCAGTACACCACGCTGAACAAATTCTCCCCTCTGTGAGGGTAAGGAATGGCGGAGCTTGAAATCTCCGCCATTCTCCCGCCGTAGGGGGTGAAGGCGAACTGTGCCATCGCCGCCTCTGCTTCGTAGAAAAGCCTCCATATGCCTCTAAGGCCGTGTTTGGGGATCGGTTTCTGCACGTAATCGGATTTTCCTTTGAAGAATATCTGCTGCGGCATAGTTCTGTTGAGCAGAATTTCGATTGGCGTCGCGATTGGGAATCCGGCGAAGTAAACGGTGGATCGGATTCAGCTCACCTCGGTGCAGTCTTCTCTTTTCAGGCCTAATTCTGGAAAGCTTTTTTGCATCAATGGAATCAATTTTTCGATGTTTCCGAAGTAGATTGAGCTAAACGAAGCTTGAATCgtcattttccttttgtttTGGGTGGAATTGACTCTTCTTACAAgctgttaaggatgaagttccttaactcgtagattttgcgtcgaacgtcgcgggagcttttgcccgtcgatcaatccggtgtcaaaattatgattttgtgcgttttgcacgtttgaaaggaaagagagtaagagaaaataaaatagaaggataattgatatttcttgaatgaatggGAAGAATACAATgcctcctatttataagactatcctgacttagagaacaagaaaataaagatcctaataatatatgggaaatatatgctaaatcaatattaaactaaataagagagatttggggatattcgtagagatattctcgtatcaactccccctctgttaaaatccaccttgtcctcaaggtggaaaccacgacaaAACAAAGAGTGTCGCGACTAGAAGCTTTGGCGAGGTATCCCCACCCGGATCAAATGTATGCAAATCCTCAAGAATTGCACAAAGTTGACGAAGTGCAAGGACACCCACAGAAGTCCCGAGCTTAAGAACATAATTCTGTGGATGATAACACATCTGAATTGTTGTTGTTTCCCGACCATCAAATGCTTCAATCTTTTTACAATCACGAGCAAAGTGTCGCAAAATActccctcctggatcaaacgtaCACGACCGTTGCTTTGCACTTACTCGACTAGGAGAAAGCGAAGCAATAATTCCTAGGGAAGTCTCGCCCACCTTTCGGTATTCAACAAACCCAATATCAatccaaatatgatgatgcacCGCTAAAGCATTGATAGCACCTTCATCAACTTCGTGAATACCTACGATCACACGCATTCTCGGTCGTCGTGGACAATACATCACCATTGCCTTACCGCCATAACTACAGAACATCTCACAGAAATCCAATCCCACCGGAATGCACTCCAGTGCTTCACGTTGAGCTTGGAAACAAAACTCCTGTATAGTCATACCCTGTGATGAAGCTTTTAGAAATCCATTCGTTTCCTCATGGTCTAACAAAACCCCTTCCACTCCAACTTGATCACATTTAGGTAGTCGATCAATTGTAGTATTTGGACAAGATTCTACTGCTTCATCATTATTAACGGCAATTAATTCCATTGAGTCATACCCGAAATTGGAGTCGCACGATAGAGATATCGAGGCTGGTGGAGGCGGGCTAGCAACGACAACAGGCAGCGAGCTTCTAGATGGATCGTGATGGAGATCGGCTGGGGCGGCGGTCGTCATCTGTGGTAGGGGACACGATACCGGCTCCGTGTCCATGACGCTGGGTGTAAGGTCTGGTGGAGGTCGTATCGCGGCGTGTGGATCACCCAGGCAACGTTCACGTGAATCCATCTGAGACCCTAATTCCCTGACAATAGCAGTCAAATGCTCGAGCTGTGAAGCCAAGTCAGCCACTGTTAGGCTCGGTTCAGACTCCGCCGTCACTGGATCACGTGGCATGTCGAGAGGCTCCATATGGCCGACATCATTAGTCGTTGGGAGACATTGCCAATCCGGTTGATCGGGAGGTTGCGGATATAACAACGGCGGTTGATCATAGGTCGAAGAACTCTGCTGCGTGCGCACccatggcgggtcccagcaAGAGGGCGGTGGTGGCGAGTACGAATTTGGCTCGTAGGACGATGGTTGCCGATACGCAGTTTCCTGGCGcagccatggcgggtcccaggaagtgggttgttaaggatgaagttccttaactcgtagattttgcgtcgaacgtcgcgggagcttttgcccgtcgatcaatccggcgtcaaaattatgattttgtgcgttttgcacgtttgaaaggaaagagagtaagagaaaataaaatagaaggataattgatatttcttgaatgaataatatgaataacaatgtccactatttataatagtggatactaacttaatgagcaagataaaagatatgaaaaagatatgtaaatccataattaactaactaaataataataataataataataataataataataataataataataataataataataataataataataataataataatcgtatcaactcccccacggttgaaatccaccttgtcctcaaggtgggaaccatgaagcaacgatgagcgtcgaggaatcctcctggatcaaacatacaccgaatagttgGGCGTCTCCCTGCATCATCTCCATCAAAAATCACAAAGGGATGACCCTTATGGACATGATAATTCAGTTCTAAAATCTTGTGAATgcgtccatgaatgctcaagcataGAGTGTCATTTTGCGGAGGAATCAACCGGGCATCGGCGTcaagcgatgttgatcgatgattcatacttacGACAACCTTGACGTGAGATGAATCACTCAATAATTTCAGCGATGCATTGTCCACAATGGAACTACCCAAGCCAATCTGGACTTGGGGAATCTTGAATCGAGAAGCATTCAATTGTCGCGCGCACTGAATCTCGATGCAACCGTGAACCGGTTTCTCTTTACGTGCGGAATCCGGACTGGacttctctatcttctcaacCTTTTCAAGTCCACCAAAACCAACAGAAGAAACAGGAATCATCTTGGCAGAATCAGCAAAGCCTCCCTCAACTCGATCACAATCAGGAATCAACGTCGACGGTGGCGGCGACTGATCGAGGGCGGTATTGGGAAGCAGCGCAAAGGGTGGTGGTGATGTACTCGACTGCTGCGGCGGAGCCAATGAGTCGTAGGGGACTAAACCCGACGGCCCCGGCGAAGCCTTGCTATTTCCTGATGGAGGAAGGTGCTGAACGAGGTCCCCAAACCCAAAAATTTGAGAGTCGTAGGGCTGTGCAGGTTCAGGCAGCTCGGGAGGAAGCATGTTGTCGATGCGTCGGTCGGCTGCAACAAGGTGAGACTCCATCCTGTAGCAAGCTTCCAACAATTGTTGAAGTTGTGCGATAGTCGGATGTGCCGTggtggtggctggacaaggtGGCTGCGGCGCGGGTTGATTCCATCCTGAGTTATGGTTGGGGGACAGCGGATGATCGTATGCCGAGACCTCGTGGAAGGGGCGTTGTCCCGTTGTCTCCCAGTAGGCAGGTGGATCCCAACTAGTGGGTTGTCTGAGCGCGGTGTGGTGTGGCTGCTGAGGCGGTTGATAAGGCTGAGAGTATCCCTGCTGCGTGCACAACCTTGGCGGGTCCCAATAAGAGGGCGGTGGTGGCGAGTACCAATCTGTCTCGTAGGACGATGGTTGCTGACACGTAGTTTCCTGGCGcagccatggcgggtcccaggaagtgggttgacgggcttggtagggatggtgttgtgggtggagtctcccatcctgtggatatggatatgatggttGTTGATCTAACGCTCTGATCGGTTGGAGCAGGGGTTGAGGTACGGGCTGCCATGGGTGGTAATCCGACTGCCGGAGTTGATATCCGGTGTAGCCGTACGACATGTAGACAACGATTTGGAGGAAGAgctcacgatgaaagcaccaattgttaaggatgaagttccttaactcgtagattttgcgtcgaacgtcgcgggagcttttgcccgtcgatcaatccggcgtcaaaattatgattttgtgcgttt is a window encoding:
- the LOC121771924 gene encoding tetrahydrocannabinolic acid synthase-like; protein product: MEGLSYVSQVPFVIIDLGNFTEVTVNVEEKTAWIEAGTTTGVVYYRIAEKSSTLGFPGAICTTVGVGGHYSGGGYGTLLRKYGLAGDNVIDARIVDVKGNILDRESMGEDLFWAIRGGGAASFGVVTAWKVQLVDVPETVTVFSINRNVEEQNGAELWHHWQYVAPQANKDLFVGVIVFRVDTTVQVNFFSAFQGGADKLVSYMQEIFPELGLVREDCTEMSWVQSTLFSNQMPVDPLDALLNRIQPGLRQLKAKSDYVREPVPLSAIEGMVSMLREPEADETIYYMVPYGGKMDEISESETPFPHRAGALYKLAGLTYWQDSEAADADRYISWSRKYYEYMTPYVSSSPREAYYNYRDLDIGVNNVAGETSYEQASIWGKPYYKDNFERLVKVKTAVDPDNFFRNEQSIPPLPSAAADV
- the LOC121771132 gene encoding berberine bridge enzyme-like 18; the protein is MITPISILSLTLILLTTISCSQPSSYAHSNFLECLSKEFNNYSSISNNIYTPINSSYSHILQYTIQNPRFASDPTSSPVVIITPQHESQIPPLICCARDTGLQIRTRSGGHDFEGLSYRALQQVPFVLIDLINLREITIDVVKKTSWVGVGATIGLLYYTIAETSPVLGFPGGICPTNGLGGFISGGGYGRMMRKHGLAADNVIDARIIDASGRILNRKSMGEDLFWAIRGGGGASFGVITAWKVQLVDVPKTITVFRTSRTLEQNATQLVHRWQYIAPNLHKDLIIGVILTRTNSSGKTTINASFDSLFLGGIERLLSIMKKSFPELGLMREDCAEVSWIQAMVFEAGFPIETPPQVLLNRTVPNTRRPFEGKSNFVQEAVPEYGLEGLWRLFYEEEAEEALILMSPFGGRMAEISNSATPFPHRAGNLYIMLQSTFWEESENQESEKYVEWSRRVDKYLTPFVSRNPRAAYVNYRDLDLGVNNIHGETSYEQASVWGKRYFKNNFDRLVWVKTMADPKNFFKNEQSIPPI